In the Mycolicibacterium thermoresistibile genome, one interval contains:
- a CDS encoding pyridoxal phosphate-dependent aminotransferase, translated as MTARLRPELADIPAYVPGKMVPGAIKIASNETVHPPLPSVREAIARAGETLNRYPDNGYLDLRDRLARHVGFAPEHISVGCGSVSLCQQLVQITAGAGDEVLFGWRSFEIYPLQVRTAGAVPVQVPLTDHTFDLDAILAAITDRTRLIFICNPNNPTSTVVDPDALARFVAAVPEHILIALDEAYIEYVRPPFVPDSLGLVRAHDNVVVLRTFSKAYGLAGLRVGYAVAAPEIVTALGKVYVPFSVSTLAQAAAIASLDAADELLARTDEVVAERARVTAALRDAGYTVPESGANFVWLPLAERTVDFVNSAAEDRLLVRPYGTDGVRVTVAAPHENDAFLSFATRWISER; from the coding sequence GCCCGCCTCCGCCCGGAACTCGCCGACATCCCCGCCTACGTCCCCGGCAAGATGGTGCCCGGCGCGATCAAGATCGCCAGTAATGAGACCGTGCACCCGCCGCTGCCGAGCGTGCGGGAGGCGATCGCGCGCGCCGGCGAGACCCTCAACCGCTACCCGGACAACGGCTACCTGGACCTGCGGGACCGACTGGCCCGCCACGTCGGGTTCGCCCCCGAGCACATCTCGGTCGGCTGCGGTTCGGTCAGCCTGTGCCAGCAGTTGGTCCAGATCACCGCGGGGGCCGGCGACGAGGTGCTGTTCGGCTGGCGCAGCTTCGAGATCTATCCGCTGCAGGTGCGCACCGCCGGGGCGGTCCCGGTCCAGGTGCCGCTGACCGATCACACCTTCGACCTGGACGCGATCCTGGCCGCGATCACCGACCGCACCCGGCTGATCTTCATCTGCAACCCGAACAACCCCACCAGCACCGTCGTCGACCCCGACGCGCTGGCCCGGTTCGTCGCGGCGGTGCCCGAGCACATCCTGATCGCGCTGGACGAGGCGTACATCGAGTACGTCCGCCCGCCGTTCGTGCCGGACAGTCTCGGTCTGGTCCGGGCCCACGACAACGTGGTCGTGCTGCGGACGTTCTCCAAGGCCTACGGGTTGGCCGGGCTGCGGGTGGGCTACGCCGTCGCCGCCCCGGAGATCGTCACGGCGCTGGGCAAGGTCTACGTCCCGTTCAGCGTCTCCACGCTCGCGCAGGCGGCGGCGATCGCCTCGCTGGACGCCGCCGACGAACTGTTGGCCCGCACCGATGAGGTGGTCGCCGAACGGGCCCGGGTCACCGCCGCGCTGCGGGACGCGGGTTACACCGTGCCCGAGTCCGGGGCCAACTTCGTGTGGTTGCCGTTGGCCGAGCGGACGGTGGACTTCGTCAACAGCGCCGCCGAGGATCGTCTGCTGGTGCGGCCGTACGGCACCGACGGGGTCCGCGTCACGGTGGCGGCGCCGCACGAGAACGACGCGTTCCTGTCGTTCGCCACCCGCTGGATCTCAGAGCGATGA